One genomic window of Tenacibaculum tangerinum includes the following:
- a CDS encoding heavy-metal-associated domain-containing protein, whose amino-acid sequence MKKVVLGVAILATIGLTSCKNEAKKDTDVNNAQTEQTSTPEVAMTTATFGVRGNCGMCKNTIEKAVNEVEGVASADWDKLRKQINVSFDDSKTNLDAIHNAIAASGYDTDKVAGSEEAYSNLPNCCQYDHDMEMSLQGEVKADETSNH is encoded by the coding sequence ATGAAAAAAGTAGTTTTAGGAGTAGCTATATTGGCTACTATTGGCTTAACAAGTTGTAAAAACGAAGCTAAAAAAGACACCGATGTAAACAACGCACAAACAGAGCAAACTTCAACCCCTGAAGTAGCCATGACCACGGCAACTTTTGGAGTACGAGGTAACTGCGGTATGTGTAAAAATACCATTGAAAAGGCAGTAAATGAAGTAGAAGGGGTAGCATCAGCAGATTGGGATAAACTAAGAAAACAAATAAACGTATCGTTTGATGATTCTAAAACCAATTTAGATGCCATTCACAATGCTATTGCAGCTTCGGGTTACGATACCGATAAAGTTGCTGGTAGTGAAGAAGCTTATAGCAATTTACCAAACTGTTGTCAATACGATCACGATATGGAAATGAGTTTACAAGGTGAGGTAAAAGCAGACGAAACTTCGAATCACTAA
- a CDS encoding response regulator transcription factor, with translation MKVFLVDDHPVVIEGYKVLLKASGITVVGSSTDGHGLIDWLENNYCDVLLLDISMPYFNGLDVLKYLQKKESSVKTIMVTSYCEAAIIQKVIELGAKGYVLKDESASCIVDAIKAVYNGKTYFSELARDAIIDMQLETKEEVLITDVLSKKETEVLKLLVEGFNTDDICSQMEIKPSTFRTYKERIRKNLGVNGDIQMALVAIKHKTRLFMSKK, from the coding sequence ATGAAAGTTTTTTTAGTAGACGATCATCCTGTGGTGATAGAAGGTTATAAAGTGCTTTTAAAAGCTAGTGGAATAACTGTCGTAGGTTCTTCTACTGACGGGCATGGACTCATCGATTGGCTTGAAAATAATTATTGCGATGTGTTATTGCTCGATATATCAATGCCTTATTTTAACGGACTCGATGTGCTAAAATATTTGCAAAAAAAAGAAAGCAGTGTAAAAACTATTATGGTTACAAGTTATTGCGAAGCAGCCATTATTCAGAAGGTAATAGAACTCGGTGCTAAAGGGTATGTGTTAAAAGACGAATCTGCCAGTTGCATTGTAGATGCTATTAAAGCTGTTTATAACGGAAAAACGTATTTTTCTGAACTCGCTCGTGATGCAATTATAGACATGCAGCTAGAAACCAAAGAGGAGGTTTTAATTACGGATGTTTTGTCAAAAAAAGAAACGGAAGTTTTAAAGCTTTTAGTTGAAGGCTTTAATACCGATGATATTTGTAGCCAAATGGAAATAAAGCCTTCTACCTTTAGAACGTATAAAGAACGGATAAGAAAAAATTTAGGAGTAAACGGAGACATACAAATGGCCCTTGTAGCTATAAAGCACAAGACCAGATTATTTATGAGCAAGAAGTAA
- a CDS encoding IS982 family transposase, with the protein MISDFKITEFFCLIDDFCTEINQVIDKNALETCSKIVRRRKPKLTQSEIITIMVLFHFSGFRCFKHFYIEYVSKHLSKEFPDLVSYNRFVELKKRCSVPMILFLQMHCLGQCTGISFLDSTTIKVCHYKREKQNKVFKNTAKKGKGTMGWFFGFKLHIIINEKGDIVDFLITQGNIDDRQPLKDKAFHNRVFGKIFADRGYVGKELFEQLFVDGIHLVTKIRKNMKNTLMHIYDKIMLRKRAVIESVNDILKNVCQIEHTRHRSFDNFILNLVAGLIAYSFYPTKPNINIDNLQRIG; encoded by the coding sequence ATGATTTCTGATTTTAAAATTACTGAATTTTTCTGTTTAATTGATGATTTTTGTACCGAAATTAATCAAGTTATTGATAAAAATGCTTTAGAAACCTGTTCAAAGATAGTTAGACGAAGAAAGCCTAAACTCACCCAAAGTGAAATAATCACAATTATGGTGCTTTTCCATTTTAGTGGTTTTAGGTGTTTTAAACACTTTTATATCGAATATGTTAGCAAACACTTGTCAAAAGAATTTCCAGATTTAGTTTCCTATAACCGATTTGTTGAATTGAAAAAGCGTTGTTCAGTGCCTATGATACTGTTTCTTCAAATGCACTGTTTAGGTCAATGTACAGGGATCTCCTTTTTAGATTCTACCACTATTAAAGTATGTCATTATAAAAGAGAAAAGCAGAACAAAGTTTTTAAAAACACCGCAAAAAAAGGGAAAGGAACCATGGGGTGGTTCTTTGGTTTTAAACTTCATATTATTATCAATGAAAAGGGCGATATCGTTGACTTTTTAATTACGCAAGGTAATATAGATGACAGGCAACCACTTAAAGATAAAGCCTTTCATAATCGTGTGTTCGGAAAAATATTTGCCGACAGAGGGTATGTAGGTAAAGAACTGTTTGAACAGCTTTTTGTAGATGGAATACATTTGGTTACAAAAATTAGAAAGAATATGAAAAATACTCTTATGCATATCTATGATAAAATTATGCTTAGAAAAAGGGCTGTTATTGAAAGTGTAAATGATATTTTGAAAAACGTATGTCAAATAGAGCATACAAGACACAGAAGCTTCGATAACTTTATCTTAAATTTAGTCGCAGGGTTAATCGCTTATTCGTTTTATCCAACTAAACCTAATATCAATATCGATAACTTACAAAGAATAGGATAA